The following is a genomic window from Sphingobacterium spiritivorum.
AACAAAAGAGAATAAGATAATGGAGGTAATGGATTTTTTTCCGTATTTCCTGAAATTGGGAGAAACCTGCACATTCATAATGCCAAATCAGTAGGTTAATAATTTAAAACTCAAAATATACAACTTTTTTAAGTTATATGAAAACAGTGTTTTAAAATTATGTTACTTTCTGGTTGAAATCATAAAAAAAGCGGCAGTACTGTTCTGTACTTCCGCTTTTTTTATAGATAGCTGGCTGTTTTACTGGTATCCCAGTAACTTCATTACCTGTTTGGAGTTCTGTTCTTCACCAAATACCTCATAGTTGAATGTTTCATCCCGGTTACGTCTTACCAGTACATGTTTAGGTGAAGGTAGTAAACAATGATGTATACCTCCGTAGCCACTCAATACATCCTGATATGCTCCTGTGTGGAAGAAACCAAGATATTGTACTTTACGGGTTTTAGGCATGAACACCGAGTTCATATGCGCTTCCTGATTGTAATAATCCTGTCCGTCACAGGTGATACCACCGAGATTGACACGTTCATATTCCGAATCCCAGTTGTTGATCGGCAATAAGATATATTTTTGATTCAGCGCCCATACATCCGGTAGGTTGGTGATAAATGATCCATCGATCATAAACCATCTTTCACGGTCATTCTGTTGTTTACGTCCTAATACTTTATATAAGATACCGGATGCTTCAGCGACCGTATATTTTCCAAATTCTGTAATGATATCCGGTTCCATGACTTCATGGTGTGCGCAGATCTGTTTGATTCGGTTTACGATTTCGTTGACCATGTATTCATAATCAAAATCATGTACCAGCGAATCTTTGAAAGGCATACCTCCACCGATGTCTAAGGTGTCCAGCTCCGGATTTATTTTTTTGAATTTACAGTAAAGTGTAACATATTTCTCCAGTTCATTCCAGTAATAAGGGGTATCTGAAATACCTGAATTGATGAAGAAATGCAGAAGTTTAACTTTGAAATTGGGATTATCAGCAATTTTATTGTTGTAAAAATCAATGATATCCTCGCTTCGGATTCCGAGACGTGAGGTATAAAACTGAGAATCCGGCTGTTCTTCGGATGCGATACGGATACCCAGTGCACAAGGTTCATCCAGTTCGATCTCATCGTCATACAAGTTGAATTCTTCCTTATTATCCAATACCGGAATAATATTTTTGTACCCGTCATGGATCATATCAATGATGTACTGCTTATATTGATACGTTTTGAATCCGTTACAAATAACCGTAATGTCTTTTGTTACAGTCCCTTGTCTTTCAAGTGTGTCAATCATCGGCATATCAAAAGCAGATGAAGTCTCCAGGTGAATATCATTTTTCAATGCCTCTTCGACTATATGCTTAAAATGCGATGATTTGGTACAATAGCAATATTTATATGAACCGCGGTAATTGTGTTTCAGAATTGCTGTCTGAAACAAGATTTTCGCTTGTTGGATTTTTTTGCTGACAATAGGCAAATAAGTAAAACGTAACGGTGTCCCGTACGTTTCTATCATTTCCATGAGATTCAGATCGTGAAAATACAATTCGTCGTCGATGATTTCGAATCCGTCTTGCGGAAAACCAACACTTAGGTCAAGAAATTCCTGATAGCTCTGCATTTTTTATTATTTTTGGCAAAGATATGCTTTCAATGCGAATACCTGAATAGTGAATGCTATTTATTTGTCGTTCAGTATCAGAAAGTTGTAAATATTACTTAATCATTACATGAGTCAATTCATAGAAAAAGCGCTTATAGACCATACGGTGCAAGCGGTACACGAGCTTTATCAGGCCGAAATTCAGCCTTCCCAGATCGCATTACAGGAAACACGTAAGGAATTTGAAGGCCAGATAACTATTGTGGTTTTTCCGATCACTAAATTTTCTAAAAAGTCTCCTGAGCAAACAGGAACCGAAGTAGGTGAGTTCTTACAATCCCGAATCCCGGAATTATCAGGATTCAATGTGATCAAAGGATTTCTCAATGTAAGTCTTTCGGATAACTATTGGATAGAGCTGTTGAATTCAACACTTTTAGCTTCTGATTTCGGATGCTTTCCGGCAAACGGAAAGAAACTGATGGTGGAGTATTCCTCTCCGAATACAAATAAACCTCTGCACCTGGGGCATATACGTAATAATCTTTTAGGTTATTCCGTTGCTGAAATACTCAAAGCTTACGGATATGATGTGATCAAGGCCAATCTGGTCAATGACAGAGGTATTCATATCTGTAAATCTATGCTTGCCTGGCAGAAATTCGGAAACGGAGAAACGCCTGCATCTTCCGGATTAAAAGGAGATCATCTGGTGGGTAAGTATTATGTGATCTTTGATAAGGAATATAAAAAACAGATCGACGAGCTGAAGGCTGAAGGACAGACTGAAGAAGAAGCGAAAAAGAATGCGCCGCTGATCCGTGAAGCTCAGGAAATGCTCCAGCAGTGGGAGGCAGGTGATCAACAGGTCATTGAACTGTGGTCTACCATGAATGGTTGGGTATATTCGGGATTTGAAAAGACATACAATCAGCTTGGGGTTGATTTTGACAAATATTATTATGAATCCAATACCTATCTGTTAGGTAAAGATATTATTCAGGAAGGTCTGGACAGTGGGGTTTTCTTTAAAAAAGAAGATAACTCGGTATGGATAGATCTGACTGACGAAGGACTGGATCAAAAACTGGTCTTAAGAGGTGACGGAACTTCAGTTTACATCACACAGGATCTCGGTACAGCACAGCTGAAATATGACGAGTTCCATATGAATGAGTCCATATACGTTGTGGGTAATGAACAGGATTATCACTTTAAAGTGTTGTTTCTGATTCTGAAAAAACTGGGCAAATCCTGGGCTTCAGGTTTGTTTCACCTTTCCTATGGGATGGTGGATCTGCCTTCCGGCAAGATGAAATCCAGAGAAGGTACAGTCGTTGACGCAGATGATCTGATGTCCGAAATGGTTGAAACTGCAAAAGAACGTACAGAGGAACTTGGTAAAACAGAAGGTTTCTCGGAGACTGAAAAAGCTGAACTGTACAATACAATCGGCATGGGAGCACTGAAGTATTTTCTGCTGAAAGTAGATCCTAAGAAACGACTGTTATTTGATCCGAATGAGTCTGTTGACTTTCAGGGACACACGGGGCCATTTATTCAATATACACATGCGCGGATTAAATCGGTCTTAAACAAAGCCGGCTTCTCGGAAGCAACTCCTGTTACTAAACCGGCTTCTATCTCATCATATGAACGGGATCTGATCCAGGTATTGGGAAATTTTCCTGTAGTTATCGAAGCTTCGGCAAAAGAATTCAGCCCTGCACAATTGGCCAACTACATTTATGATGTGGCCAAACTGTATAACAAATTTTATCATGAAGAGAGTATTCTGAAAGCAGAGGAGGAAGAGGTGAAAAATTTCCGTCTTCACTTATCTGCTACAGCTGCCAGAGTCATATCAAAAGGGATGAATCTGTTGGGAATACAGGTTCCGGAAAGAATGTAATCAATTGGTGTATGAAGCTCCGCTACTCAAAAGCAGGGCTTCATATGCGTTCTGTCAGAGCGAGTCACAGCGTGTCATGCCGGCGGGAAAAATATAATGTGTATCAATAATTGTATTCAATGAAAAGAATTGGTGTAGGATTAGTTGGATTTGGGATCTCCGGGCAGGTGTTTCATGCCCCTGTAATGCGAGGTGTAGCTGAATTGGAACTGCTTAAAGTAACGGCTCGCAAGCCTGAACAGCAGGCTATTTTACAGGCTAAATACCCGCAGGTAGAGATCGTGCAGACGATAGACGATATTTTAGCTGACGACCGTATCGAACTGGTGGTCATTGCCACGTCCAATGATATGCATTATCCGTTTGTAAAGCAGGTCCTGGAAACCGGGAAGCATGTTGTTGTAGAAAAGCCGTTTACGAATACAACCGCGCAGGCAGACGAACTGATCGCACTGGCAAAAGCAAAAGGATTGCAACTGGCTGTGTATCATAACCTCCGTTTTAACTCCGATTATCGTACGGTTGAAAAGGTCGTTAAGAGTGGTGAACTCGGACCTGTTGTCAATTTAGAGAGTCGTTATGACCGGTTCAGAAACTATTTGCGACCGAACGCATGGCGTGAAAATAATCTTCCCGGATCGGGTATATTCTATGATCTGGGGGCACATCAGATTGATCAGACGCTACAACTTTTTGGAAAACCAACAGGAGTTTTTGCAGATTTAGCCATTCAGCGCACCGGAGCACAGGCTGTTGACAGTTTTGATCTGTTGCTGTATTATCCTAATCTGCGGGTATCATTAAAGGCATCCATGCTGGCTAAGGAAGAAACGACCCGATACCTCATCTTCGGTCTCAATGGTACCTTTACAAAGAATGGTTCGGATCCGCAGGAAACTTTGCTGCGCGCCGGACATTTTCCGGACGAAGACCCGCATTGGGGAGAAGAAGATCCTTCCATCTATGGCAAACTGAATATATTGAAAGACGGGGAAGATATTTCAAAAATCATTCCCTCCGAAAAAGGAAGTTATCTGGATTTTTACAGAAATGTTGTGGATGCTATCCGGGGTGCTGCTCCTTTGATTGTACAGCCTGAGCAGGCACGTGATGTCATCCGTATCATTGAGCTTGGCTATCAAAGCCAGCAGGAGAGACGTGTGATTCCTATCGAAGATCAGCTGATCGCTTACTAATTATGCAATATGATGCTGTAATTATAGGAGGGGGTGCCTGCGGACTGATGTGCGCTGTGCAGGCAGGCTTATTGGGTAAGAAGACGCTGATCCTGGAGCGTAACAATAAACCCGGTGCCAAAATTCTGATTTCAGGTGGAGGGCGTTGTAATTATACCAATCTGGGAACTACTACTGCTAACTTTGTAACACAGAATCCGGACTTTTTGCATGGCATATTCAAGCGCTGGACTGTAGATGACACGGTTCGTTTTTTTGAGTCATATGGCATTTCCGGACAGGAAAAAACATTAGGTCAACTCTTTCCGACCACTAATAAAGCTAAAGATATTGTTGCCGTATTTACAAATCTTATGTTTGAGACCGGACAGGATATCTGGCTGGATAGCCTGGTAAAGTCCGTGGATCAGGCAGACGGAGTTTTCCGTATCTGTGTCGATACACCTTCAGGGGAAAAAACTTTGAAAACTGCGAAGGTTGTTATGGCCAGCGGAGGGCTTCCGGTACAGAAGCTGGGTGCATCTGATTTTGCATTGAGGCTGGCCCGTAAATTTGAATTATCTATTGTTCCTACAGCTCCGGCATTGGTTCCCCTGACTATTACCGGCAAAGATGCCGAATGGTATGCCTCTCTTTCTGGAAACAGTGTTTTCTCAAGAGTATATAATAAAGAGGTCAGTTTTGAAGAAAATATCTTATTCACGCATTGGGGCCTGAGTGGCCCGGCTATTCTGCAGATTTCTTCTTATTGGCGGGCCGGACAGGAGTTTACGATAGACTTGTTACCGAAATTCAGTCTGGAGCAAATCATAAAAGATGAACGCAACAGCGGTGGTAAGCGATTATTGTCTCAGGTGCTGAATGATTATTTTACCCGCAAGATGGTGGATGCTTTTGGTAAATTTTTGCCATTGACGACCAAAATTGCTTCTTTGAGTAAGGCAGATGCAAAGCTGATTGTAGAAACAATTCACCGGTTTCATGTGAAGCCTGCAGGCGACAAGGGATATGATAAGGCTGAAGTGATGCGTGGCGGGGTTGATACAAATGAGCTAAATCCATCCACTCTGGAATCAAAACGGATTCCCGGATTATACTTTGGCGGGGAAGCTGTGGATGTGACAGGCTGGCTTGGCGGATATAATTTTCAATGGGCATGGGCATCAGGCTATACCATTGCTCAGGCGATCTGACCGCAGGCTGCCGATTTTCGGCTACTGCTCATAAAAATCCCTGATCTGATTTTTTCTAATACTTACTTCTTCTTAACGATTCCTCATTTAAAAGTCTTACTTTTGCTGCTGAAGCAAACTGGTTCTATCGCTGTTCCGTTTATTCGGGAAAGAGGAAAGTCCGGGCAACACAGAGCAACTCACTTCCTAACGGGAAGGCTCCGCTCAGGCGGAGACAGCAAGTGCCACAGAAAATATACCGCCTTGTCTTCGGACAGGGTAAGGGTGAAAACGTGAGGTAAGAGCTCACGGTATTGCATGGCGACATGGATTACGGTAAACCTTGAGTGTTGAAAGACCAAATAGGTTACGAAACTCGAAGGCTGCTCGTCTTCTTTTACTTCGGTAAGATTCGTAATGGGTAGGTTGATGGAGTCTGTCAGCAATGGCAGATCTAGATAAATGATAGAAAACCGATTTTTCGGTGTACAGAACCCGGCTTATAAGGTTTGCTTCCTTTTTTGAATATTGCCCCTAAATTCTTAATTTGTACACGACAATTAGATAGAAGAGAGTTACCTCATATGACTACAATATTAATAATAGACGACGAACGTGCAATAAGAAGTACGCTGAGAGAGATTTTAGAATACGAAGATTATAAGGTTTTTGATGCAGATAATGCTCTTGACGGTCTTGAAATTCTAAAAAAAGAAAAAATTGATCTTGTACTTTGTGATATTAAGATGGAAAAAATGGATGGATTGGAGGCGCTTACATTTGCGCAGACACTCAAACCTGAAGTTCCTTTTATTATGATATCGGGGCACGGGACAGTGGAAACTGCAGTAGAGGCAACTAAAAAAGGTGCGTATGACTTTCTTTCTAAACCGCTGGATCTGAACAGAATCCTGATTACGGTGCGCAATGCACTGGAAAGAGGCTCCCTTGTAGAAGAAACTAAAGTGCTGAAGAAAAAAGTATTCAGTTCCAAGACCAAAGAAATACTGGGTAGTTCGGATACCATCTCCAAGATTAAAGAAACGATAGAGCGTGTTGCGCCTACAGAGGCAAGAGTATTGATCACAGGAGAGAATGGCTCGGGTAAAGAGCTTGTTGCCAGATGGCTGCATGAAAAATCAAATCGCTCATCCTTACCGCTGATCGAAGTCAACTGTGCTGCGATTCCTTCAGAACTTATCGAATCGGAATTGTTCGGACACGAAAAAGGCTCCTTTACCTCTGCTGTAAAACAACGTATCGGTAAATTTGAGCAGGCCAGTGGCGGAACTTTATTTCTGGATGAGATCGGTGATATGAGCTTATCAGCTCAGGCAAAAGTATTGAGAGCTTTACAGGAGCATAAGATTACACGTGTAGGAGGGGAGAAAGAGATAGATGTCAATGTGCGTGTGATTGCGGCGACCAATAAGGATCTGTTGAAGGAGATTGATGCCGGTAACTTCCGGATGGACTTGTACCACCGTCTGAGTGTGATCCTTATCCATGTGCCGCCTTTGTCTCAGCGTACTGATGATATCCCGACAATAGCAAACAGCTTTTGTGAGGAAATCTGCGGTGACTACAATATGCCGGTCAAGAAGATCACTATGGAAGCGATGAAAGCCCTTCAATCTCTGCCGTGGACAGGTAATATCCGTGAGCTTCGCAATATGGTGGAACGCCTGATTATCTTAAGTGATAAGTCGATCACAGATGCAGATGTACTGACTTACGCCAATCCATCTATCGTTAATCCTGCTAATGGTTCTTCTGCAGGAAATGAAACGGGTAAAGCTGTTGACTATAAAGGCATATTCGAACGTTTTGAATCTTTTCAGGACTTTAAGGATCATGCCGAAAAAGAGTTTATCAACTT
Proteins encoded in this region:
- a CDS encoding arginine decarboxylase codes for the protein MQSYQEFLDLSVGFPQDGFEIIDDELYFHDLNLMEMIETYGTPLRFTYLPIVSKKIQQAKILFQTAILKHNYRGSYKYCYCTKSSHFKHIVEEALKNDIHLETSSAFDMPMIDTLERQGTVTKDITVICNGFKTYQYKQYIIDMIHDGYKNIIPVLDNKEEFNLYDDEIELDEPCALGIRIASEEQPDSQFYTSRLGIRSEDIIDFYNNKIADNPNFKVKLLHFFINSGISDTPYYWNELEKYVTLYCKFKKINPELDTLDIGGGMPFKDSLVHDFDYEYMVNEIVNRIKQICAHHEVMEPDIITEFGKYTVAEASGILYKVLGRKQQNDRERWFMIDGSFITNLPDVWALNQKYILLPINNWDSEYERVNLGGITCDGQDYYNQEAHMNSVFMPKTRKVQYLGFFHTGAYQDVLSGYGGIHHCLLPSPKHVLVRRNRDETFNYEVFGEEQNSKQVMKLLGYQ
- the argS gene encoding arginine--tRNA ligase yields the protein MSQFIEKALIDHTVQAVHELYQAEIQPSQIALQETRKEFEGQITIVVFPITKFSKKSPEQTGTEVGEFLQSRIPELSGFNVIKGFLNVSLSDNYWIELLNSTLLASDFGCFPANGKKLMVEYSSPNTNKPLHLGHIRNNLLGYSVAEILKAYGYDVIKANLVNDRGIHICKSMLAWQKFGNGETPASSGLKGDHLVGKYYVIFDKEYKKQIDELKAEGQTEEEAKKNAPLIREAQEMLQQWEAGDQQVIELWSTMNGWVYSGFEKTYNQLGVDFDKYYYESNTYLLGKDIIQEGLDSGVFFKKEDNSVWIDLTDEGLDQKLVLRGDGTSVYITQDLGTAQLKYDEFHMNESIYVVGNEQDYHFKVLFLILKKLGKSWASGLFHLSYGMVDLPSGKMKSREGTVVDADDLMSEMVETAKERTEELGKTEGFSETEKAELYNTIGMGALKYFLLKVDPKKRLLFDPNESVDFQGHTGPFIQYTHARIKSVLNKAGFSEATPVTKPASISSYERDLIQVLGNFPVVIEASAKEFSPAQLANYIYDVAKLYNKFYHEESILKAEEEEVKNFRLHLSATAARVISKGMNLLGIQVPERM
- a CDS encoding Gfo/Idh/MocA family oxidoreductase, which encodes MKRIGVGLVGFGISGQVFHAPVMRGVAELELLKVTARKPEQQAILQAKYPQVEIVQTIDDILADDRIELVVIATSNDMHYPFVKQVLETGKHVVVEKPFTNTTAQADELIALAKAKGLQLAVYHNLRFNSDYRTVEKVVKSGELGPVVNLESRYDRFRNYLRPNAWRENNLPGSGIFYDLGAHQIDQTLQLFGKPTGVFADLAIQRTGAQAVDSFDLLLYYPNLRVSLKASMLAKEETTRYLIFGLNGTFTKNGSDPQETLLRAGHFPDEDPHWGEEDPSIYGKLNILKDGEDISKIIPSEKGSYLDFYRNVVDAIRGAAPLIVQPEQARDVIRIIELGYQSQQERRVIPIEDQLIAY
- a CDS encoding BaiN/RdsA family NAD(P)/FAD-dependent oxidoreductase; its protein translation is MQYDAVIIGGGACGLMCAVQAGLLGKKTLILERNNKPGAKILISGGGRCNYTNLGTTTANFVTQNPDFLHGIFKRWTVDDTVRFFESYGISGQEKTLGQLFPTTNKAKDIVAVFTNLMFETGQDIWLDSLVKSVDQADGVFRICVDTPSGEKTLKTAKVVMASGGLPVQKLGASDFALRLARKFELSIVPTAPALVPLTITGKDAEWYASLSGNSVFSRVYNKEVSFEENILFTHWGLSGPAILQISSYWRAGQEFTIDLLPKFSLEQIIKDERNSGGKRLLSQVLNDYFTRKMVDAFGKFLPLTTKIASLSKADAKLIVETIHRFHVKPAGDKGYDKAEVMRGGVDTNELNPSTLESKRIPGLYFGGEAVDVTGWLGGYNFQWAWASGYTIAQAI
- a CDS encoding sigma-54-dependent transcriptional regulator, which produces MTTILIIDDERAIRSTLREILEYEDYKVFDADNALDGLEILKKEKIDLVLCDIKMEKMDGLEALTFAQTLKPEVPFIMISGHGTVETAVEATKKGAYDFLSKPLDLNRILITVRNALERGSLVEETKVLKKKVFSSKTKEILGSSDTISKIKETIERVAPTEARVLITGENGSGKELVARWLHEKSNRSSLPLIEVNCAAIPSELIESELFGHEKGSFTSAVKQRIGKFEQASGGTLFLDEIGDMSLSAQAKVLRALQEHKITRVGGEKEIDVNVRVIAATNKDLLKEIDAGNFRMDLYHRLSVILIHVPPLSQRTDDIPTIANSFCEEICGDYNMPVKKITMEAMKALQSLPWTGNIRELRNMVERLIILSDKSITDADVLTYANPSIVNPANGSSAGNETGKAVDYKGIFERFESFQDFKDHAEKEFINFKLDKNSWNVSKTADDIGIQRSHLYSKIEKFGLKRD